In Nycticebus coucang isolate mNycCou1 chromosome 24, mNycCou1.pri, whole genome shotgun sequence, a single window of DNA contains:
- the NANP gene encoding N-acylneuraminate-9-phosphatase isoform X1, with the protein MGLSRVRAVFFDLDNTLIDTAGASRRGMLEVIKLLQSKYHYKEEAEIICDKVQVKLSKECFHPYSMCITDLRTAHWEEAIQETKGGAANRKLAEECYLLWKSTRLQHMTLAEDVRAMLTELRKEVRLLLLTNGDRQTQREKIEACACQSYFDAVVIGGEQREEKPAPSIFYYCCSLLGVQPGDCVMVGDTLETDIQGGLNAGLKATVWINKNGIVPLKSSPVPHYIVSSVLELPALLQSIDRKVSISA; encoded by the exons ATGGGGCTCAGCCGCGTGCGGGCCGTTTTCTTCGACCTGGACAACACGCTCATCGACACGGCCGGGGCGAGCAGGAGAGGCATGCTGGAG gtgATAAAGCTCTTACAGTCAAAATATCATTATAAAGAAGAGGCTGAAATCATCTGTGATAAAGTTCAAGTTAAACTCAGCAAGGAGTGTTTTCATCCTTACAGCATGTGCATTACTGATCTGAGGACTGCACACTGGGAAGAAGCAATCCAGGAAACAAAAGGTGGTGCAGCCAACAGGAAACTGGCTGAAGAGTGTTACTTGCTGTGGAAATCTACACGCCTGCAGCACATGACACTGGCAGAGGATGTCAGAGCTATGCTCACTGAACTCCGGAAGGAGGTCCGCCTGCTGCTCCTGACAAATGGGGACAGACAGACCCAGAGGGAGAAGATCGAAGCTTGTGCCTGTCAGTCCTATTTCGACGCGGTTGTCAtaggtggagagcagagagaggagaagCCAGCACCGTCCATATTTTACTACTGCTGCAGCCTCCTTGGAGTACAGCCTGGGGACTGCGTGATGGTTGGTGACACTTTAGAAACCGATATACAAGGAGGCCTCAATGCAGGGCTCAAAGCAACGGTCTGGATCAACAAAAATGGAATAGTGCCACTGAAGTCCTCCCCTGTTCCACATTACATAGTTTCTTCTGTGCTAGAGTTACCTGCCCTTTTACAAAGTATAGACCGCAAAGTCAGTATATCTGCTTAA
- the NANP gene encoding N-acylneuraminate-9-phosphatase isoform X2, producing MGLSRVRAVFFDLDNTLIDTAGASRRGMLEVIKLLQSKYHYKEEAEIICDKVQVKLSKECFHPYSMCITDLRTAHWEEAIQETKGGAANRKLAEECYLLWKSTRLQHMTLAEDVRAMLTELRKEVRLLLLTNGDRQTQREKIEACACQSYFDAVVIGGEQREEKPAPSIFYYCCSLLGVQPGDCVMWHADKNLPEPLPNTAPQGVF from the exons ATGGGGCTCAGCCGCGTGCGGGCCGTTTTCTTCGACCTGGACAACACGCTCATCGACACGGCCGGGGCGAGCAGGAGAGGCATGCTGGAG gtgATAAAGCTCTTACAGTCAAAATATCATTATAAAGAAGAGGCTGAAATCATCTGTGATAAAGTTCAAGTTAAACTCAGCAAGGAGTGTTTTCATCCTTACAGCATGTGCATTACTGATCTGAGGACTGCACACTGGGAAGAAGCAATCCAGGAAACAAAAGGTGGTGCAGCCAACAGGAAACTGGCTGAAGAGTGTTACTTGCTGTGGAAATCTACACGCCTGCAGCACATGACACTGGCAGAGGATGTCAGAGCTATGCTCACTGAACTCCGGAAGGAGGTCCGCCTGCTGCTCCTGACAAATGGGGACAGACAGACCCAGAGGGAGAAGATCGAAGCTTGTGCCTGTCAGTCCTATTTCGACGCGGTTGTCAtaggtggagagcagagagaggagaagCCAGCACCGTCCATATTTTACTACTGCTGCAGCCTCCTTGGAGTACAGCCTGGGGACTGCGTGATG TGGCATGCTGATAAGAACCTGCCAGAGCCTCTCCCTAACACTGCACCACAGGGCGTGTTCTGA